The sequence below is a genomic window from Haliaeetus albicilla chromosome 25, bHalAlb1.1, whole genome shotgun sequence.
TTCCAACGCTTTGCTGGCAGGCTGAGCCTCCTATCTGGGAGTGACTTTGGTGCTACCACACCATTATCCCTTCATGTTGTCCTACAAATAGGCCAGTTTCAAGGACAGCACTGCTGGGCATGCCATCCAGAGCAGGTAGAGCTCCCCTTGCATGTGCCACGTGCACGTGTGACTAGATGACGTATCAATTAGAAAACAATTCCAAATCAGCCTTAGCCCTTCAAAAGTTTTATATTCTATGACTATGGCAAAACATTTGTTTCAGCtaatctataatttttttttttttttgtgaggcaGCAGGAGATGTATTCAGGGCATGCAGCATGTGAGGGGGAACCAGACcaaattcattttctgtgctgtgatTAAAGAAGAAAGGATGGTGGTGCATACCATTTCAAAGAAGCCTCAAGAGCCCAGTATCAgattaagtattaaaaaaagaaagaggtacACTTTTAACAACAATAATACTTACATATGTAGGAGTGTAAGACACTAGAGGAATCCATTCTGCACAGCCAGTTCTGAAGGATCAACTGCAACTACATTGCTGCTTTATACAAACACTAGAGACAACCTTGCAAATTTATTGTGAGGCAGCTCACATGTCAAGAGTACATAGAATGTATTAGAATGTAAAGATACATTCTGCAAATAACACATCTATTGGGCTGGGGAAGGGCCAGATCAACAGAATGCAACATAAGCTTAATGCAATAGGTGGTGTATCCAGATCATAACCAAACTTCAAAGGTAGGATACCAGCTCAAAACACAAGCAATACATATATTTCCTCttcattaataataaaaaccccTTAACTTGTATAGCAATACAAGATATCAGTGGTCAAGTTTGCTCACTCATTTTATGAATTAAGGCATCTGCCAAACTAGTTGGTTTAATTGCTGTCTTACACAGAATCTAACAACATCTCTACCCGTGCTATGAAACATGAGCAGCTGCAATAGCCTGTAACACAATCCTATACATGTTTAAGAACTGCTCTAAAGCTGACACTGGTGCAATGTCCAGGTAGCATGGATCAGTGATCAACTCTCATTAGTTTGTGTTTATAGCCTTGCAGTCCCTGGTACAGTCCTGCACTCACAATTTTGGGAGCCACTGCAAAAATTCCCATTTTCTCTAACAGCTTTCAAGATGATGCTTCCAGATAACATATCAAACGTTTTTTATATGCATACCTAATCACGCATATGCCCTTATTCTAGGTCATTGACTAGATTACTTTACAAAGGCAGAgtcaattagaaaaaaacagggaTATAGTCACAGCTTTGGTAACCACTTCTTACTAATATGAATTACTTCTGGCAATATGATTCATATATTATCAAAATTACTTTACCACAGCAGGCAGTAAGTAGATGGAAAGCACAACAATCATAATGAAGGGCTTAGCCTTGCCCTTGTGGAGACGCTGTTGTTTCTGTTGAATAAGCTGCTTCCTGAGCCACCTCGTGCAGGCTGAGGCCAGGACATAAAAAGGAAATCACAGGCCAAAAGGCTGGTAAGTGCAGAGGGTCATCAGCCCTCAGATAGAAAGAGGAGACATTCTTCTTTAACGATCAGAATGGGACTATGTGGTAACACTGTCCATAGCAACAGAACTTGGATTTCTTATCCTTTTGAGGCTCATGTTCTTCTTTGCTTACCAAGGGCTGCAGGAAAACTAGTCCTGGCTGCCCGTGCCTTGGTGAGGCAACAGCACACGCAGGGACAGCATGCACCAGCTCCTGTACAGCACAAGGAGGCTCAGGGGCTTTGGCCCACAATCTTCCCACCCCCTTCAGCTCAGACCTTGCTGCAAGCAGTCTGTGATAAGCAGGGCCCTCATCCTCAAATGGGAAGAGGTCACACACTGCCTCGTATCATTAGATGATTAATACGCTTCTGAACCCTACACATCCTCAAGAGGAAGGCGGGCTCCCACTGGCTCGATCCTATCCTCCTGACACCTCTATGAGGACAAAAGGGAGACATTGTGTTCTGCAGTGACAGATGTGAAATCTCTCCTGGAGCTGAGTGCAAGAAGAGAGGTGCATCCTCACAACTGAGAAAACTCTTCCTGTCTCATTGTGTGACTTAAGACTCGGGAACAAGGTACAATATCAGAAGAAACCCTGAGCATCTCTTGGGACTCAATAAGCGGAATAGGGCTCAGAAGTCTCTCACTGCTGCCAAGGCTTTCCAGCAGGTATGAACACAGTGCTGTACTGTGGAGCTGCCTGATCCACGGCTTGATGGGATTTACACCCCATAGTTACACCACACCAGTCTTGCTCACTGAGGAAATTTTTCCactactgaaagaaaaaaaaacataccaGTAAAAAGCGACCCTGAGCTTTCCCCAGCAGCAAAGGCTGATCTTAAAATAAGCTTAAAATTGACAAGTATGGCTGCCTGACACAGAGCAATAAGTTGGGAACTATCAGAGTTCTTGGCTTTGCAATGGCATAGGAAGAGCTCCAGAGTTTGAAAGCAGGACAGAACAATGAAGTCAGATGCATGGGATAAGCTCAACACTTCTGGAGGAATTACTTGTACTGACGTCTTCCATCATCTTGAAGGATTTCTTTCCCCATCTCTACCCTATACCCCTGGGGCTGCCATGCATTCAGTCAAGATGAAAGCTGACATCCAGGCTCCAACTTTTCAAACGGTAGTCtaatgaagaagaaacaaaagactTACAGTCTTGCTCACCCAGATCCCTGATGTTCTGATAAGAACAGTGAATAAATCTATATTCCTGCTTACAACCCAGGGGAACAAagccaccaaaacaaaaccaaaccctgaaTATTGACAGACAAATGGAGTAAGATATGTAACTTTGACACAATGGGACATAACTAACATGCAACTCATGACAAGCCCAGGCAAAGAGAGTCAGGTTACCACTGGTACATAATCCTCACTGATCAGTTTCATAAGTAAATAGGCAGATAACTTTGCAGACATTCTCATTGGATTGGATTTGTAGCAGCTAAGGGTCTGAAAGTAGAGACAGCATAGTAGCCAAGTCAGACTCTATCCAATACTCAGCCATACCAACATAAATCCAATGTTTCAGAAGTATTTATTAGTTTGGTATGTCTTTGATAAGTATTAGTTGCTAAATCCTATACTCTTCAGTTTCCTTAACATTTATATCAGAGCTTGTGACTACAGTGTGATTTAAGCACTGTGaatttaataattaaacaaGAACAGGAGTGTGGATTATTGGAACTCCTTCATTAATTAGACCAAAGTTTGTTGATCAAAGTTTGAAGTCCATTTCAAAAAGACATTGCTTTAAAGCAGCTAAAACAGCAAAGGATAGACATTAAATACTTATCTTTTCATATGAATTCAAGGTCACTCAACAGACATAcactgaaatggaagaaaaaaagaccagcTAATTTTATCTGCTTTCAGACAGCTCCTGCTCCAGTCTTGCAAATCCAAGCAATCAGGTAAGATTTAAGCAATCAGCATCACAACATTCTTCCAGAGTAGGGAAAAGTATCAGTAACTCCGGTACTTCGGCTTCTAGAAGCCATTATAAAGCCTGGTGGTACCCTAGATTCTTTCATTTGAAACACTAAGACCCCTAAAAGACACTTGGTAGAAATGTACTGACTTTATAATCAATACAGAAGAGCAATTGTTAACTATCAGAAGTTATATTCTTTAAGTTATTGCACCAGCGAGGTTTTTGCAGTAGTAGAAGCACATACCTCAGCCATAATAAAAACCTGAATAAATGGTATTGGGCATGGCATAATTTATATTTGTGACCTTATTAAAAGATTACAGTTTCAACTCTTTTCAGGTTTCCTTGCAGTTCAAAGCCCATCATCAATGAAGACCACAAGCaaactgatgcccagccagtcttGGAGCAATGGCTACCTTGGAAAGACAAAAGCCCCCATTTTTATTGTTGAGCATGATGTTATATGGCACAGGATATCCCTTTGATCAGCTGGGGCCGGCTGTCCcaactgtgtcccctcccaatctCAGCTTACCCATTCAGGAGGGCGTGCACAAAATGGGAAATGGAGAAGGCCTTGACACTGTACAAGCACTGCTCTGCAATAGGTAAagcactggtgtgttatcaacgccatttgtcacaaatccaaaacacagcaccatatcGGCAGCTATGAACAAAATTAACTCCATCACAGCCAGACCTAGTACAAAGACACATGATGAAATACCCACTTCAGAGGAttcagcactgaaaacattttggagaGCTTTGGTGCAAAACACATACCTGAAGTAACAATACTGCTAAGTGTTAGACTAGATTGAACTCTGCACCGAGCAGTTACTGGGCAACTTTAGGTACTTGGAGTTTTAAGAAGTTTTGATTGGGTTCAGCTGGCTGACTGAAAGAGGACTTCTTCCACATTCCCTCTGCATTTTGGAAAGCAAGCATTTGCAAGTAGCATCAAAAGCACtttcaggcttttcttcctgaagctgctgtgaaaagaggaaataatacAAGCACTATAAACAACTGAGTTACTTTACGTTACTGCACTTTTAGGACATTGTATGAAGCCAGTGCTGGATAGGTGCGTTAAGCTCACTGATTATCAAAGCCTTACAGCTGAACATCCTTCTGACAATTATCTTCTCTGGCCTCCAAAATTGCCCTAAACATCAGGGGAGCTTATGGAATTTAATAACTTCAGGGTGGGATATGAAACCTGCTCTCGGCACCTTCTCTGGAGAAAACAACCCTATCAAGCACAGTCTTTTTTTGTACCAACTAACAGTATCTGTTGGATTCTTCCAGTATGACTCCAACACTTTTTGGTGACTGCCACTGCTTTAACTGCTTCCACTCTTGGCAATTACACTGCATTCATAGCTTGATGAGTTCCTGAAAGTAGCATTATAAAATAGCATCTCCCCAATTACTTACATAGTACATCATGAAGACCCCCACTCAACATATCAATCCCAGTGGAAATCCACAGTAGAAATATACTGCAGAGATACTAGTAAGAATCTAATCCTGAGCTCAAATACATTGGTGCCGACAGCCATTAGTTAAACTTCTCACAGAACTGCAGACagaatacacttttttttaaaaagtgatgttACCATGGACAGTGTGTCACCATTTAAGAGCAGGCTAAGCAGAATTGCATGCATTCAGAAACAGGCATCCCACCAGCCTTATCAAATACTTGCAACCAACATTAGACTGGATTTTAGCTAAATCATTACTAAAGATGAACTCACCTTCAGGTAGATAGgcttttaacattttaacaaaGATAGTAGAAAAATGAACTCTCCACAGAAAGCAACTGCTCCGAATTCAAGAGAGTGGTGGTGTTGAGGTGATTAGATAAATGAGCCTAGCTCTCAGCCCCCAGGACAGTGGTGAAACTCACAAGAGAAGTCACAAAAACTTGAGAAGTAACATAATTAATTGGAGATCTTTGAAAACATGAATTGCCAGGAATACAAAAAGAATGTCTACCTTTTCCTTCCACAGCTAGTTACTACAAAGATTTCAGCAGCATGGTCTAGTAAGAAACAAACCCCACATAGATTCACTGAAAGCAATGCAGACAAATGCAGACAAACTCAGCCAGCCACGGATCCAGCTGAGCTGCAGTACCAATGTGCTCCTCAGGCACTTCAGGAAAGGGATGCCCTTTGATTTGATGCATCAGTGTGAGGAAAATGGCATCTGAAGGCTGTAGATAAAGAGCATGCGTCCTGCTGAATTAACAGTTGACACAGCTGTATGTAACAGGACCATCAAGAAGACGTGGCTGAGCTTCATTATTCAAATGTGttgagtgatttttttccaacaaatgGGTTCTCATACAACACTTCTGCAGATTTTAATACACTGACATACGAAAACAGCAACTTCAGTTCActggaaacagttttctttttaattttaccataaaaaggcaaaataaactCTTTCACTGTAATGTTATAGCTTTTAATATTCCTGAGCTGCATTTTAGAAGCAAAAGTATTCTTAAATGGATTTAACAAGAGACACTGCAGCCTTACGTTCCAACACcacaagtaaaaataatttagcaaGAAGGCCCCTTTTTCAAAAGACAATGGCTAGCTCTGTATGTACCTGAAAAAACGCTTCAAGTGGCTCTATGCCACCTGAAGTAATTACAAAGCCAAATATGTCAACAAAATAACAGAACAACTCCTCAATCATTTTACCACTGCTTCTTACTTCCTACGTCAGTGTGCCTCTCTTACATGGAAAGTAGCATTATGCAAACTGCATTACAAGTCAGAATAATTTGGGCCACAAAGTTTGGCACCATACAGACATTTGAAGGAATCATAGCAGTTTAAAAGATATCCTGCATATCTTTATAGTCAGTTTTAAGAACTATATGAAAGCCCTGCTATCCATCTCAATCAGCAAAAACTCTACTTTGTTAAGTGTGATTTCATTGAATGTaccagaaagcattttaaatcaaATCTGTATGTAATAGCTTGTCATGTCTGGAGTTCCTATAACTGGCACCCATGTACTTCTCAAGCCAGATTTGGTGATACAGAGATAAAAACTAAATCAACTAAAATTAAGgtttagaaaactgaaaatcaagAAAACAGGTTGGCTTTTAGCACTGTAGGAACTCGAGCACAAGCACAGATGGGTTATACCTACATTGTGGTAGAAACCTAGAAAGAGACAAGCACGAAGGAACATCAAAAAAATCAGGCAGCTATTTTCTTGATTTCAGGGACTAGATGCAAGTTAAGCATTGGTTGAAACAAACATGTTTTCTATAGCAGTCACACCGATGAGGTCTCGTTTACAACTTTCTGGCCCTTTTGTCCAACCACAGCCTTTCCAAGGAGCCAAGGCCTCCACTACCCACTCCAAGTACTCCTTTGCTTACTCAGTGATCTCCTCCGGTGCCTTCGTCTCCTGCTCACACTTCTGCGACTAtgacttctttctcttctgtctcGTTTACGTTCACTACTGCGAGTTCTTCTGTAACGTGAGCGTCTGGGGCTTACACTTCTTCGACGAGGACTATGGCTTCGTCGAGGACTGTAACTTCTGCTAGAGTGTCTATAAtatctcctttctttcctgcgCTTTTCATCCTGATAACTCACATCTCTTCTGTGTCTGCTCCTCTCCCGTTTACCCTTACTCTCATCAGTGTTTATGCTGCTACATGAACGgctctttcttctccttggcTCTGTGCTACGTTTGCCCTGCTCACAGTGTGAGTCCTTTCTACAGGTATTCTGGTCGTAGCTGGAGAggctcttctgctgctggttATTGGTAGGAACACATGAGAGTACCcctgaatttcttttctcagaaCACCTCTCAGAGTTTGTCGTATGAAGTTTCTGACCTTCTTTGACATGAACTTTGTCATGAATGTTACCATTCAAGTACTTGCATTGACTGTTTACGTTCTCAGTGGATGCTACTTCTCTTTGAGAGCCGGGAGCCAGTTTGCCTGTAACAGCCTGTCCCGAGGTAGAAGTGATGCAGCTGGATGACACAGTGTGTGGAACACCACTAGGGGTTTTCGGCACATCAGACTGAGatgcttcagtttcttctttgttttgattAACTGCATCCATCTTCTTACTTAGAAGATTGTTCAGTAGTTTCTCCCtcagttccttttctttcctctgcaacCCTAgtgctctctctttttcctcttccacacGTTTGAGTTCAGCCTCCTGGAGCCTTCGTCTCTCCTCTAGCTGCTGAAGACGAATCTTTTCTTCATTATGTTCTTGCTCCAAAAGCTTTACTGTCTGAAAGATAGTCAAAGGGAATGTAAGAgtaaacaaaaaacatttatagACCTGCTCATGCTTCCAAGCTATACCATaacacaaaagcaagaaaataaactctAACAAACAGAAGTTAACCAtcccaaaataaaacagttgtTTCCctcttaaagagaaaaaaatcaaaaccaaacaaaaaaaccccactaacACACAACTGTTGTAAGGAGAAACATTAGTATTAGTCCACAAACTCTTCTGAGTGTTAATTTTTCCTAACTGTTTCACAAGGCAAAACCAAAGCTTGGTCTTTATGGCTCCTTAATATGATGAGCATTAACACACAAGGTAGAACAACATGTGAAATTTGaagtattaaaatacatttatcaGGGTCATCACTTGAAGGTTTCAGtcaaatttaaaacattaatttctctttgtgGTTCATAGATGACTTTACAATGAGTCCATAAAAAAGAGGgcaaataaacacacacatattatGTAGAAACTGATTCTCATTTTGTCAACCACTGTAGAAACTCAtgatactgaaaaagaaagttcaaacttcttttttttattctgaccCAAACAGCTTAGTGTAGACCTCAAAATTCTGGGAGTGAAAGAAACACACTGCTCTATCAGACAACCCTTCTATTGCACAGCTGCAAAGTTACAAAGCGTGCAAGAAGTATTTCTCCCTTCTCCTAGCATGTAACTGACCACAGAGCACTGTATGAGTTCAAAAACACTCCTGAGGTACACTGGCATCaagcggaaaaaaaaaaccccaacaaaaaaaccccaaactatgCTTTGCCACacagtttttaatttctacagaaaatactTAACATACATTACATTACACCTTAACATGACTTTATCCAAGTCTTAAGCAAATGACACCCTGTTCCagtgaaaaataacaatactgTTAGAGAGACAGGCTCTAACATTCAAAACCTTAGCTGACAGTACCTTTCCTAAACAAAAATCGTTCTGCACATTTTCAAACATCAAATAATGAAAGCCCATTCTCTGAAACTGCAAAGAATAGTTAACGGAACTGCTGAAAGCCAAATGGGAAACAGAATCAAAACTGGAATTAGAAATTAGGAGTCTTGCACCTTATCCTCTGCATTTAGTTCACTTTACCATGCTTACATGTTCTTCTACTGGACTTAAGAGCAAGCCTGCCAATTAGTTTACAGGTAAAAAATGCTATTCAGGACTACAGGTTCAAGTTCACTCTTCCATATACCTACATGTGCATATTTTACCAAGGGAGAAATACTGTTTCATTGcacttttttgcatttttggtCTAAGGAATAGAATCTGGAGAGGTATTAAATCTGTTGTTTAATGAACAGTGCTCCCCACCCCCTCTCAAGTAAGTAAAAGGCTTTGTTCTTCTGGGCTCTTCATTagcttctgaaataaatattgagGTTACCTTTGCCCTGCTTAGCAGTTCTGCAATTAGTCTAATGGACTGAAGATTTCTCTGAGCTAACAGGAGCTTCCTTTCTTCTAACTTTATCTTCTCTTgcagtttcttctgttcttcagctTGAAGCTTTTCAAGTTGCTTTTTGTTTCGTCGAACTTCACgatctttctgcttctgttctctcttgcgcaacttttcttctctttttctctctctctcatattCTTCAAGCTCTCTCTGCTTCCTAAAACAGAGATTAATATTTTTACCTTATCTAGGGGAGGTACAATTTTAGAATCCTGCCCTATgtcaaaatatgttttgtattttgagtaaatttttttctaagtcaGTCTTGTTTATTACTAAAAAACAGAAGTAGAAAACAGTGAACATTTTAACCGTTACTTGTGATAGCAAACAATCATCTGCCTGTCAATATTTAAAACCAAGTTGGAATccaaacataaaacaaaaatttatttttttaaaaaacaattcgACCAAGACAATAACAATGCGTCAGGCAGCTGGGCAGTCAAACATCGTAGTGAGAAGAAAATTACCAGGCCAATTAAAGTGTGCAGGGGCTGGtggtttttatttcagtcattaGGACAACATAGTAGCTTATGTAAAGGGCTAAGGGTTTCTGAGATCAGGTGTCTAATGGCacaatttttaagaaattaagtattttgcagatttagtattttgaacaGAACATAAGCATTAGTGATAATCTAAATAACCTTACAGTTTCAGAAACTGTTTAATATCTAAACATTAAGCAATGAGAATTTATACACATCAAGGCAAATGGACACCACCCAACCTTGGAAACAATGTGCTCCATTTGTGTTTCTATTCTGAAGAGCTGTCTTATGATATTTGCACCCctatacattttcttaaaatgtcacTGTTAAGATATGCTTGCATCCCACacctttcctggaaaaataCTGATGTTAAGAACAAATGAGCTGTATAATACCAAAGTTACTTAGTAGTACAACTAGCATGTTATTTTCTATTCTCCATTTACAATACACATTTTTCCATCAGAATGACTACATATCATGTAAGTTCCCAGCTCTTGAAATCAcagttcaaggaaaaaaaaaagggggggggggaggtcaGGGAGTAAAATACTCTTCTCCAAATCTCATAATCCCTGAACCTTATTTCCTCAAAAGGACCACAATATTTTCACTCAATTTTAAGTGCTTCACTTCAGCTACAGGAGTAGAACTTTGAAAGGAAACTTGT
It includes:
- the AKAP17A gene encoding A-kinase anchor protein 17A isoform X2, which encodes MAAATIVHDTSEAVELCAPCGLYLKPITKMTISVALPQLKQPGKSISNWEVMERLKGMVQTHQFSTLRISKSTMDFIRFEGEVENKSLVKSFLACLDGKTIKLSGFSDILKVRAAEYKIDFPTRHDWDSFFRDAKDMNETLPGERPDTIHLEGLPCKWFAAKESGSEKPSEEVLIKVFKKFGEIRNVDIPMLDPYREEMTGRNFHTFSFGGHLNFEAYVQYREYAGFIKAMNALRGMKLMYKGDDGKAVACNIKVSFDSTKHLSDASIKKRQLERQKLQELEKQREEQKRKEKEAEEKQKEEERKQRELEEYERERKREEKLRKREQKQKDREVRRNKKQLEKLQAEEQKKLQEKIKLEERKLLLAQRNLQSIRLIAELLSRAKTVKLLEQEHNEEKIRLQQLEERRRLQEAELKRVEEEKERALGLQRKEKELREKLLNNLLSKKMDAVNQNKEETEASQSDVPKTPSGVPHTVSSSCITSTSGQAVTGKLAPGSQREVASTENVNSQCKYLNGNIHDKVHVKEGQKLHTTNSERCSEKRNSGVLSCVPTNNQQQKSLSSYDQNTCRKDSHCEQGKRSTEPRRRKSRSCSSINTDESKGKRERSRHRRDVSYQDEKRRKERRYYRHSSRSYSPRRSHSPRRRSVSPRRSRYRRTRSSERKRDRRERSHSRRSVSRRRRHRRRSLTASGRKA
- the AKAP17A gene encoding A-kinase anchor protein 17A isoform X1; amino-acid sequence: MAAATIVHDTSEAVELCAPCGLYLKPITKMTISVALPQLKQPGKSISNWEVMERLKGMVQTHQFSTLRISKSTMDFIRFEGEVENKSLVKSFLACLDGKTIKLSGFSDILKVRAAEYKIDFPTRHDWDSFFRDAKDMNETLPGERPDTIHLEGLPCKWFAAKESGSEKPSEEVLIKVFKKFGEIRNVDIPMLDPYREEMTGRNFHTFSFGGHLNFEAYVQYREYAGFIKAMNALRGMKLMYKGDDGKAVACNIKVSFDSTKHLSDASIKKRQLERQKLQELEKQREEQKRKEKEAEEKQKEEERKQRELEEYERERKREEKLRKREQKQKDREVRRNKKQLEKLQAEEQKKLQEKIKLEERKLLLAQRNLQSIRLIAELLSRAKTVKLLEQEHNEEKIRLQQLEERRRLQEAELKRVEEEKERALGLQRKEKELREKLLNNLLSKKMDAVNQNKEETEASQSDVPKTPSGVPHTVSSSCITSTSGQAVTGKLAPGSQREVASTENVNSQCKYLNGNIHDKVHVKEGQKLHTTNSERCSEKRNSGVLSCVPTNNQQQKSLSSYDQNTCRKDSHCEQGKRSTEPRRRKSRSCSSINTDESKGKRERSRHRRDVSYQDEKRRKERRYYRHSSRSYSPRRSHSPRRRSVSPRRSRYRRTRSSERKRDRRERSHSRRSVSRRRRHRRRSLSKQRSTWSG
- the AKAP17A gene encoding A-kinase anchor protein 17A isoform X3; its protein translation is MTISVALPQLKQPGKSISNWEVMERLKGMVQTHQFSTLRISKSTMDFIRFEGEVENKSLVKSFLACLDGKTIKLSGFSDILKVRAAEYKIDFPTRHDWDSFFRDAKDMNETLPGERPDTIHLEGLPCKWFAAKESGSEKPSEEVLIKVFKKFGEIRNVDIPMLDPYREEMTGRNFHTFSFGGHLNFEAYVQYREYAGFIKAMNALRGMKLMYKGDDGKAVACNIKVSFDSTKHLSDASIKKRQLERQKLQELEKQREEQKRKEKEAEEKQKEEERKQRELEEYERERKREEKLRKREQKQKDREVRRNKKQLEKLQAEEQKKLQEKIKLEERKLLLAQRNLQSIRLIAELLSRAKTVKLLEQEHNEEKIRLQQLEERRRLQEAELKRVEEEKERALGLQRKEKELREKLLNNLLSKKMDAVNQNKEETEASQSDVPKTPSGVPHTVSSSCITSTSGQAVTGKLAPGSQREVASTENVNSQCKYLNGNIHDKVHVKEGQKLHTTNSERCSEKRNSGVLSCVPTNNQQQKSLSSYDQNTCRKDSHCEQGKRSTEPRRRKSRSCSSINTDESKGKRERSRHRRDVSYQDEKRRKERRYYRHSSRSYSPRRSHSPRRRSVSPRRSRYRRTRSSERKRDRRERSHSRRSVSRRRRHRRRSLSKQRSTWSG